In a single window of the Acyrthosiphon pisum isolate AL4f chromosome X, pea_aphid_22Mar2018_4r6ur, whole genome shotgun sequence genome:
- the LOC103308234 gene encoding uncharacterized protein LOC103308234 gives MSSVTPIFKSGDKSDVRNYRPISIQNHIAKLFEQLVLKSILPSVNIVLMDEQYRFRSQQSATLNLNTFNNFVFDAVEQGSQVDVIFTDFTKAFDRVDHSILMEILLKTGFGEPILS, from the coding sequence ATGAGTTCAGTAACTCCAATATTCAAATCCGGGGATAAATCGGATGTTAGAAATTACCGACCAATTTCAATCCAGAACCATATTGCTAAACTTTTTGAACAGTTAGTCCTTAAAAGTATTTTGCCTTCCGTTAACATAGTGTTAATGGATGAGCAATACCGTTTTAGATCCCAGCAGTCTGCcaccttaaatttaaatacgtttaataacttcGTTTTTGATGCAGTTGAACAAGGCTCACAGGTTGATgtcatttttactgattttaccAAAGCCTTTGACCGTGTAGACCACTCAATTCTTAtggaaattttattaaaaactggtTTTGGTGAACCAATACTTTCATAA